Below is a window of Streptomyces spongiicola DNA.
GCACCGGCCGCCGAGCAGGCCCAGGCTCCCCAGCAGGCCCAGGCCCCCGCGCCGCAGCAGGCCGCGCCGGCCGCCGAGGCCGGCACCGGAGCGGGCGCGGGCGGCGCGGAGGGTACCGACGTCGTCCTGCCAGCGCTGGGCGAGTCGGTCACCGAGGGCACCGTCACCCGCTGGCTGAAGGAAGTCGGCGAGGAGGTCGTGGAGGACGAGCCGCTGCTCGAGGTGTCCACGGACAAGGTCGACACCGAGATCCCCGCACCGACCTCCGGTGTGCTGCTGGAGATCGTGGTCGGCGAGGACGCGACCGCCGAGGTCGGCGCGAAGCTCGCCGTCATCGGTGCCCCGGGCTCCGCTCCGGCCGCGCCCGCCGCGCCGGCCCCGGCACAGCCCGCAGCGGCCCCGGCGGCTCCCGCACAGGCACCGGCGCAACCCGCGCCCGCCGCTGCCGCCGCACCCGCCGCACCCGCCGCACCCGCCGCACCCGCTCAGGCAACTCCGGCTCCGGCACCGGCACAGCCCGCACCCGCCGCTGCCGCCCCCGCTCAGGCGGCCCCGGCACAGGCACAGGCACCGGCCCCGGCTCCCGCACAGGCCGCCCCGGCCGCGCCGGCCAAGCCCGCGGCCGCCCCGGCACCGGCCCCCGCCGCCCCGGCTGCGGACGACGGCGCCTATGTCACACCGCTGGTCCGCAAGCTCGCCGCCGAGAGCGGAGTGGACCTGTCCGCGGTCAAGGGCACCGGGGTCGGCGGCCGTATCCGCAAGCAGGACGTCGTCGCCGCCGCCGAGGCCGCGAAGGCCGCCGTGCCGGCCCCCGCCGCGGCAGCCGCACCGGCCCGGAAGCAGGCACCGGTTCTCGAGGTGTCCCCGCTGCGCGGCCAGACCGTGAAGATGACCCGCATGCGCAAGGTCATCGGCGACAACATGATGAAGGCGCTCCACGGCCAGGCCCAGCTCTCCTCGGTCGTCGAGGTCGACGTCACCCGGCTGATGAGGCTGCGCGCCCAGGCGAAGGACGCGTTCGCGGCCCGCGAGGGAGTCAAGCTCTCCCCGATGCCGTTCTTCGTCAAGGCCGCGGCCCAGGCGCTGAAGGCCCACCCGGTCGTCAACGCCCGGATCAACGAGGACGAGGGCACCGTCACCTACTTCGACTCGGAGAACGTCGGCATCGCCGTCGACTCCGAGAAGGGCCTGATGACCCCGGTCATCAAGGGTGCGGGCGACCTCAACCTGGCCGGTATCGCGAAGGCCACCGCCGATCTCGCGGGCAAGGTCCGCGGCAACAAGATCACGCCGGACGAGCTGGCGGGTGCGACGTTCACGATCAGCAACACCGGTTCGCGCGGTGCGCTGTTCGACACGATCATCGTGCCGCCGAACCAGGTCGCGATCCTGGGCATCGGCGCCACGGTGAAGCGTCCGGCCGTCGTCGAGACGCCCGAGGGCACGGCCATCGGCGTCCGCGACATGACGTATCTGACGCTGTCCTACGACCACCGTCTGGTGGACGGCGCCGACGCCGCGCGCTACCTGGCCGCGGTCAAGGCCATCCTGGAGGCCGGTGAGTTCGAGGTCGAACTCGGTCTCTGAGCGCCCCGGCTGTAACCGGCCTCACCGGCGGCGGCCGTACCCGGGAGTACTTCCCGGTACGGCCGCCGCCGTATTGTCTAGGGGTCTTCTCTTCTTGAAGGAGCGGTCCATGACCATGCCCGTCGTCCACTCGCTGCGCGACCAGATCCGCGAGCACATCGTGGAGGGCATCGTCAGCGGCCGCTGGAAGCCGGGCGAGCGGATCGTGGAGCGCCGCATCGCCACGGAGCTGGCCGTGAGCCAGACGCCCGTACGGGAGGCCCTGCGCGAGCTGGAGTCCCTCCGGCTGATCGAATCGGCACCCAACAAGGGCGTACGGGTGCGCAACCTCACCGCGGCGGACCTGGAGGAGAGCTACCCGGTCCGGGCGGGGCTGGAGCAGATCGCCGCCGAGCTGGCCGCCGAACGGCTGGCGGCCGACTGCTCCGCGCTGGAACCGCACGTCGCCGCGCTGTACGAGGCGGACCGCGCAGCGGACGGGACGGCGCAGGTGCGGCACACGGTGGCGTTCCATCGGGAGCTGGTCAAGGCGGCGGGCAACGGGGTGCTGCTGCACACCTGGGAGGGCCTCGGCATCGAGGTCTTCACCGCCCTGTCCATCCGGTGGCTGGGGACGAAGCAGAAGTCCTACGCCGAGGAGCACGAGGAGCTGGTCGAGGCGTTCCGCCGCCGTGATCCGCGGATCGGCGCGCTCGTCAAGGCCCACGTCCTGGGCTGCGCGCCCCGCGCCTGAATCAGGGATCCCACCAGAACCCTCCACAGCCAACACCGGTGTTACCAACCTCGATGTCAGTAGCACCACCGGCAGGTGGTGAGGGAGAGATGGTCCCATGACGGCATTCGTGGGTAGGCGGCACGAGCTCGAGACGTTGGACCCGCGAGCTGGGCAAGGTGGCGAGCGGGGTCGGCGGGGAGCGGCCCGGGCGCTGCGTGATGCTTCGCGGGCGTCGCCGGGTGGGATAAGTCGCGGCTCGTGGAGCGGTTCGCCGAGAGGTCCGGCGCGCCGTTCCTCTTCCACGCCGCCACAGGAGCGTCGCCGGAAGCGGACCTGGAACGGCTCAGCCAGGACGCCCGGGCGTCGAGCCTTCCGCTGGCGAGCCTACTGACCGCGGCCCGCCCGGCGACCTGGGACGCAGCCTTCGATGTCCTGGTGGCGGCACTTCCACCCGACCGGGCGAGCGTGGTGGTCATGGACGAGGTGCCCTATCTCATGGACGCGGAGGGCGCTTTCGAGGGCACGCTTCAGCGCGCCTGGGACCGAGTACTGGAGATGAAGCCGGTCCTGCTCGTTCTCATCGGATCCGACCTGTCGATGATGGAGACGCTGAACAGCCATGGACGCCCGTTCCACCAGCGCGGACGGGAGATGGTGCCGGGTCCGCTGAACCCGGCGGAGGTGGGCGAGATGCTCGGTCTCGATCCCGCATCGGCCTTCGACGCGGCCTTGATCACCGGTGGACTGCCTCTGATCTGCGCGGAGTGGACGCACGGCGCCGGGATCTGGGAGTTCCTGCGGGCTGCGCTCAGCGATCCGGTCTCCGCCTTGCCGGTGTCCGCGGAGCGCTCGCTGGCGGCCGAGGTCCCCCAGCAGGTTCAAGCCCGCACCGTCCTCTCGGCGATCCCTGCGCGGGGCTCGACGCCGCATACGGCCCGGCCGAACTCCTCGCGGCATGGTCCTCCTGAGCACGCCGGACCGCGGGTGGCCCCGCCCGGCGAACGCCGCGCACCGACGCCCGCGCCCCGGTACCCGTGCCGCCACCCACGCCCGCACCGGCATCCGCACCCGCACCCGCACCCGGCCATGACGCCGGCACAGGGTGCCCCATTCCGCGGCACCCTGTGCCGACTTTCTCGCTGCGGGGAAGTTTTCCCTCGAACGCTTTGATCGATCATCGATCGGAGGCTTAGAGTTCACCACGGACTCACCGGTCCGCCCGGCCCCGTCCTGCCAAGACAAGGCCCCCTCCACCCCTCCTCCCTCTCCGGAAGGCGGTGTCATGACCGACCCCGTAGCCATGCTTCCGAGCGAGCTCGACCAGCTCCCGGACCGTGACACCGAGGAGACCGCCGAATGGGCGGCCTCCCTGGACGCCGTCACCAAGGCCGCCGGCCCGCATCGCGCCGCGTACCTGATGCGCCGCACCCTCCAGCACGCCGAGGGTGTGGCAGGGCTCGATCTGCCCAAGCTCCTGGAGACGGACCACGTCAACACCATCCCGACCGCCGCCGAGCCGCTCCCGGCCGGCGACGAGGAGATGGAGCGCCGGATCACCGCCTGGAACAGGTGGAACGCGGCGGCGATGGTCACCCGCGGCTCCCGGCACGGCGTCGGCGGGCACATCGCCACCTTCGCCTCCGCCGCCTGGCTCTACGAGACCGGCTTCAACCACTTCTTCCGCGGGAAGGAGGGCGGGGGCACCTCAGAGGCCGGCGACTCCGGCGACCAGCTGTACATCCAGGGCCACGCCTCCCCCGGCATCTACGCCCGGGCCTTCCTCGACGGCCGCCTCACCGAGGCGCACCTCGACAACTTCCGCCGGGAGGCCGGCGGCGGCGGTCTGCCGTCGTACCCGCACCCGCGCCGACTGCCCTGGCTGTGGGAGTTCCCGACGGTCTCCATGGGGCTGGGCCCGCTGTCGGCGATCTACCAGGCGCGCTTCAACCGCTATCTGACCAGCCGCCGCATCAAGGACGTCTCCGCGTCGCACGTCTGGGCGTTCCTCGGCGACGGCGAGATGGACGAGCCCGAGTCGACCGCGGCGCTCGCGCTGGCCGCTCGCGAGGGCCTGGACAACCTGACCTTCGTCGTCAACTGCAACCTGCAGCGCCTCGACGGCCCGGTGCGCGCCAACTTCAAGATCGTGCAGGAGCTGGAGGCCCAGTTCCGCGGCGCCGGCTGGAACGTCGTGAAGACCCTCTGGGGCAACGCCTGGGACGAGCTCTTCCGGCTCGACACCACGGGCGCCCTGGTCCGCCGGCTGCGCGAGGTCCCGGACGCGCAGGTCCAGACGTACCAGACCCGTGACGCCGCCTACATCCGCGAGGACTTCTTCGGCAAGGACCCCGCGCTCGCCGAGATGGCGAAGCTGCTGAGCGACGACAGGATCCTCGAGTGCTTCCACCTCTCGCGCGGCGGTCACGAACCGCGCAAGGTGTACGCCGCCTACAAGGCCGCCGTGGAGTTCAAGGGCGCCCCGACGGTGATCCTGGCCCAGACGGTCAAGGGCCACACGCTCGGCCAGGGCTTCGCGTCAAAGAACGCCAACCACCAGATGAAGAAGCTGACGGTGGACGAGTTCAAGGCGATGCGGGACCTGCTCGACCTGCCGATCGGGGACGGCGACTTCGCCGACGGACAGGTGCCCTACGGCCACCCCGGCGCCGACTCCCCCGAGGTCCGCTATCTGAAGGAGCGCCGCGCGGCGCTCGGCGGCCCGGCCCCGGCCCGCCGCGTGCACCCGGTCGCCCCGCTGCCCGCGCCCGCCGAGAAGGCGTTCGCCGCCTTCGACAAGGGCTCCGGCAACCAGTCGGTGGCGACGACGATGGCCTTCGTCCGCCTGGTCAAGGACCTGATCCGCGACAGGGAGACCGGGCGGCGCTGGGTGCCGATCGTCCCCGACGAGGCCCGCACCTTCGGTATGGAGTCGCTGTTCCCCTCGCTCGGCATCTACTCGCCGAAGGGCCAGACGTACGAGCCGGTCGACCGCGACCAGCTGATGTACTACCGCGAGGCGGAGAACGGGCAGATCCTCAACGAGGGCATCACCGAGGCCGGCTCGATGGCGGACTTCATCGCCGCCGCTTCGTCGTACGCCACGCACGGCGAGACGATGATCCCCTTCTACATCTTCTACTCGATGTTCGGCTGGCAGCGGACCGCCGACCAGATGTGGCAGCTCGCCGACCAGCTCGGCAGGGGCTTCCTCGTCGGCGCCACGGCCGGCCGCACCACGCTGACCGGCGAGGGCCTGCAGCACGCGGACGGCCACTCGCCGGTGATCGCGGCGACGAACCCGGCGGCGCTCAGCTACGACCCGGCGTTCGCCTACGAGGTCGCGGCCATCGTCAAGGACGGTCTGCGCCGCATGTTCGGCGAGGCCCGCCCGGACGAGGACCCGGACGTCTTCTACTACCTGACGGTCTACAACGAGCCGATGCCGCAGCCCGCGAAGCCGGAGGGCGTGGACGAGGGCATCGTCCGCGGCCTGTACCGGTTCCGGGCGGGCGAGGGCACCGCGGACGGCCCGCGCATCCAGCTCCTCGCCTCGGGCACGGCGATCCACTGGGCGCTTGAGGCACAGCGCCTGCTGGCCGCCGAGTGGGGCGTCACGGCGGACGTGTGGTCGGCGACCTCCTGGACCGAGCTGCGGCGCGACGCGCTGGAGGCCGACGAGGCGCTGCTGCGCGGCGAGTCCCGCGTCCCGTATGTGCGCCAGGCCCTGGAGGGCGCCGAGGGCCCGGTGCTCGCGGTGAGCGACTACATGAGGCAGGTGCCGGACCAGATCGCCCAGTGGGTGGAGCAGGACTGGTCGTCGCTGGGCGCGGACGGCTTCGGCCTGTCGGACACCCGTGAGGCGGCGCGCCGCCACTTCGGTGTCGACGCGCAGTCGGTCGTGGTCGCGGCACTGGCACAGCTCGCCCGCCGCGGCGAGGTGCCGGCCTCCGCGGTCAAGGAGGCACGCGAGCGTTACGGCTTCTGAGCCGGGCACCGCAGGGCGCCCCCGCGGACCCCCGGGTTCGCGGGGGCGTCCGCGTTCCGTCCCCGCGTGGCCGCGGCCGGGCGTCGTCCGTGCTCAGTGCTCCGTACTCCGTACTCAGTGCTCCGGACTCCGGGACTCCGGGACTCCGGGACTCCGGGACTCAACAGTCCGGACTCCGTCCGCCCGGCGGGCCGCGGGGGCTCCGCACCCCGCCCGCCGGACACGACACGGGCAGGCGCCCACGACGCCCGCCCGCCGGGTCACGGAGGCCCCCGCGCGGTTGCCCACGATCCGCCGCCCGCCCCGGGTGACGCGGGAATCCGCACCCCGCCCCCAGGCCACGGGGGCGTCCGCGCCCCGCCCGCCGGACAGGCCCCGCGCGGGCCTGGGTTCGCGGGGGCGCCCGTCGCGGCGACAATGGCCGGCATGCGCGCTGCCCGGCTCATCAAGATGGTCCTGCTGCTCCAGTCCCGGCCCTCCATGACCGCCGCCGAACTCGCCCACGAACTGGAGGTCTCCGAGCGGACCGTCACCCGCGACGCGCTCGCACTGTCGGAGGCGGGGGTTCCGGTGTACGCGGACCGGGGGAGGACGGGCGGGTACCGTCTCGTCGGCGGGTACCGGACACGGCTGACCGGCCTCGCCAGGAGCGAGGCCGAGGCGCTGTTCCTGTCCGGGGTGCCCGGGGCGCTGCGCGAGATGGGACTGGACGACGCGGCATCCGCCGCGCGGCTCAAGGTCTCCGCCGCACTGCTCCCGGCGCTGCGGGACGCCTCCCGCAGCGCGGCGCAGCGGTTCCATCTGGACGCGCCCGGCTGGTACCACGAGCCGGAGACACCGGACCTGCTGCCGGTGGTCGCCGAGGCCGTGTGGGACGACCGTGTGGTGGCCGCCCGCTACCGGGACGCCGAGCGGCGGCTGGAGCCGTACGGCCTCGTGCTGAAGGCCGGAGTCTGGTACCTGTGCGCCTTCGCCGACGGCACGTCGTTCCGCGTCTACCGCATCGACCGGTTCACGGCCGCCTCGCTGACCACCGAGCACTTCGAACGGAACGCGTCCTTCGATCTGCCGGCCTTCTGGGCTGCGCGCGCCGCCCAGTTCGCCCGCTCCATCCTGCGGGCCGAGGTGGTACTGCGGCTGTCCCCGGAGGCGGCCCGCCGGCTGCCGTACGTCACCGACCGGGCGGCGGCCGAGGAGGCACTGGAGGCGGCGGGCCCGGCGGACGAACGGGGGTGGCGCACGGTCACCCTGCCGGTGGAGTCCGAGCAGGTGGCGTTCGCCCAGCTCCTCTCGCTCGGAGCGGAGTCGGAGGTGCTGCGGCCGGCGGGCCTCCGCGAGCGGTTCGCGGAGGCCGCGGCCCGTCTGCACGACCTCTACGGGGGCCGGTCCCGCGGTGGCGCCTCCCAAGCAGCAGACGGCGCCTCACCGCGGTAGACGGCATGACCGCGGTAGACCCCGGCGCAGAACCCCGGCGCGGCAGACCGCAGCGCGGCAGAGGGCAGCGCTGACGGCAGACCGCACCTCACCCCGACAGACCGCAGCGCGACAGACCGCACCGCTCGACGGCAGACCGCACCTCACCCCGACAGACCGCAGCGCGACAGACGGCACCGCTCGACGGCAGACCGCACCTCACCCCGACAGACCGCACCTCTCAGCGGTAGTCGTCCGCGGATGCCTCCTTGCCCCCGAACACGACGTCCTCGAAGTACGCCAAGGCGTCCGGCCGGCTCCCGTCGGCGTCCGTGAACCCGTACTCCTTCGCGAGCTGTCCGCTGGAGAGCGACCGGCCGTTCCAGCGGGCCCGGTCCGGGTCGGCGGCGAGGGCGGCGACCGCGCGCCCGAGGTAGACCGGCGACTCGGCGATGGCGAAGTGGGGCTGTTCGGCGATCGCGTCCCGCCAGTTGTCCTCGCGTACCCCGAAGGTGTCCAGCATCTGCTCGGAGCGCAGAAAGCCCGGGGTCACGCACACCGCGGTGCAGCCGGTGGACTTCAGGTCCTCCCCGAGGGCGAACGCCATCCGGATCGGGGCGTTCTTGGTGAGGTCGTAGTAGAAGTTCTCGCGGTAGCGGCGGTTGGTCTCCGCCGTGCCGTCGGTGACCTCGACGACGAGCCCGCCGGGCCGGCGCACCATCAGCGGCAGGGCGCAGCTGCTGGTGATGATGTGGCTGCGGACGCCCAGTTCCAGCATGCGCAGCCCGTGGTCGAGGTCGGTGTCCCACATCTTGGCGTCCCATAGAGCCAGAACGAGGTGCTCGCCGCCCCAGACGTCGTTGACCAGGATGTCCAGCCCGCCCTGCTCCTCGTCGATCCGGGCGACGAGGGCGCGGACCGCGGCCGGGTCGAGGTGGTCGGTGGGGACGGCGATGCCCCGGCCGCCTGCGGCCGTGACCAGTTCGGCCGTCTCCTCGATCGTCTCGGTCGTCCGGCCGACCTCGCTGACCCGCTCCCGGGTGGTACGTCCGGTCGCGTAGACCGTGGCGCCCGCCGCGCCCAGCTGTACGGCGATGGCCCGGCCGGCGCCCCGTGTCGCACCCGCGACGAGTGCGATCTTTCCCTGCAGTGGTGTCTCGGTCGTCATGGTGCGACGCTCGCACGTAATCCAGACATCCTCTGTCCGCATTCCGGGTTTCCCCGTTCGCCGGGGCGTGCTGCGACCGGCCGTGCGCCCCGCCTCCGTTCCGCAGGGCGGTTTTTCGGCCGCTCCGCGTGCGTGGTCCCCCGCGAGCCCCGATGCTTGTCCCGTGATGGACGAGACGGAGTTCTGGGAGATCATCGACAGCACGCGCGAGGCGGCCGAGGGCGATCCCGAGGACCACGCCGACCTGCTCGTCGGACGGCTGCTGCAACTCGACCCCGACTCCGTACTGGACTTCGCGCGGCACTTCGAGGCCCGCTACAACCGCGCGTACCGCTGGGATCTGTGGGGTGCGGCGGCCGTCCTGCTGGGCGGGGCGAGCGACGACGCGTTCGACTACTTCCGCTGCTGGCTGATCGGCCAGGGCCGGGAGGTCTTCGAGGGCGCGGTACACGCCCCGGACTCCCTCGCCGAGCTGCTGGACGACTTCGACGAGGACATCGACGGCGACGGTGAGGAGCTGGGGTACGCGGCGGACGAGGCGTACGAGCAGCTCACCGGAACGGCCGCACCCGATCCGGGGATCGCGGCGCAGCCCGCGGAGCCGGAGGGCGCACCGTTCGACCTCGAGAGCGACCGTGTGCTCGCGGAGCGGTTCCCGGCGCTGTGGGAGCGCTTCGGGTCATAGGGCCCGCCGGGCGCGGCCCGGCCCGCGCCCGGCGGGCGTCCGGGCCGGTGTCAGGAGCCGGTGTCAGGGAGCCGCCCGGGAGCATCGGCGGACGGAGTACCGCGGCCGGGGCCCGTACCCTGTCCGGTGTCCGGACCCGCGGTGTTCCGGGGGCGACGGCGGACGGGGTACGGCGGACGGGGTACGGCGGCCGGGGTACGGCGGCCGGGCCCGAAGCGACCCGGGAGACCCCACCGACGGAGTACGGCCGGGTCCCTGCCCGAGCCCGCTTCTGGTCCCTGCGCGCCCCGGAAGCGACACCGGCGGAGTACGCGCCTCGCGGCTCGCACCGACGGGTGACGTGTGCGGCCCTGACGCACGGTCGGTGGCGCCGGCCCCCGGCGGGCGTACCCTCGTCCGGTGAACACCACGCCGCCGTCCCCGCGCCGGCCGCTGACCGAGCGCCGCAAGGCCGCGACCCGGCTCGAGATCGCCCGGGCCGCCGCGGAGCTGTTCACCGAGCGCGGCCCGGACGCCACGTCGGCCGAGGAGATCGCGGACCGAGCCGGGGTGGCCCTGCGCACGTTCTACCGGTACTTCCGCAACAAGCACGACGCCGTCGGCCCGCTGCTGGCCGTGGGGGCGGAGCGCTGGCGGGCACTGCTCGCGGCCACCGGCCCGGGCACCCCGCTGCCCGAGGCGCTGGAACGGACTCTGGCCGAGGCGCTCGCGGTGCCGGTGGGCGGATCGGCCGAGGGACTGCGCCGCACCCGGGCGCTGCTGCGCACGGCGCTTCGGGATCCGGCGCTGAAGGCGGTCTGGTACCGGGTGAACCAGGAGTCGGAGGAGCGGCTGGCCCCGGTGCTCGCACGGCTGGCCGGGCCCGGCGCCGACCCGCTGGAGCTGCGGCTCGCCGCGGCGGTCGCCGTGGACGCGCTGCGGATCGGGCTGGAGGTGTGGGCCCTCTCCGACGCACCGCCCGGAGCCGCGGGGACGGCTAGGGGCACAGGTGGGCGCGCGGGCATGGGCACGGGCACGGCCGAGGGAACGGGCACGGCCGAGGGAACGAGAGCAAGTCCGGGTACGGGCTCGCCCGCGGGGCCGGCCCTGCGCTGTCTGCGGGAACTGTCCGGCGGGCTGCGCCCGTTGGCGCCCGCGCCGCGGGCCAACCGGTGAGCGGCCGCCCCATCAGCACATCGTCGACGTACCGGCCGGCCAGGAAGAACTCACCGGGCAGGACGCCCTCGACGGTGTAGCCCTCGGACTCGTACAGCCGGCGGGCAGGGGTGTTGTGCCCGAGTACCCGCAGGGTGAGGCGGGTCGCGCCCTGGCGGCGCGCCGTGTCCCCGGCCGCGCGCAGCAGGGCCCGCGCGGCGCCCTGTCCACGAGCCCAGGGGGACACCGCGAGGCCCTGGATCTGCCGTACATGCCGGTTGCAGGAGAGCGGGGTGGGGGCGCAGACCCGGATGTACCCGGCGGTTCTTCCGTCACCGGCAGCACCCCCGGTCACGGGCTCGGCGACCAGATGCTGCTCGGGCGGGCGGGCCTCGTCGAAGAACGGGCGGTACGGCGGCACCGGGCGCGGGTGGACCGCGTGCAGCGTCGACCAGGTGGCGCGGTCGAGTTCGGCGAGGGCCGCCTCGTCGGATCGCCGGGCGGGACGTATCACGAAGGGCGTGCCGGGTTCGGACATGGCGGTCAATGTGTCATGAGGGCAGGATGTGATGCATGCGTATTGCTGTGACGGGCGCGAGCGGTCTGATCGGTTCCGCACTGGTGCGGTCCCTGCGGGGCGGGGGTGCGGGCGGAGAGCACGAGGTGGTACGCCTCGTCAGGCGGCGGCCGAAGGCCGCCGACGAGGTCCGGTGGGATCCCGCACGGCAGTTCGTGGACGCGGCGGGCCTCGTCGGCTGCGACGCCGTTGTGCATCTCGCGGGCGCCGGGGTGGGCGATCGGCGGTGGAGCGAGGAGTACAAGAGGGAGATCCGGGACAGCCGGGTGCTCGGCACGGCCGCGATCGCGGAGGCGGTGGCGTCGCTGGAGGAGCCGCCGCGGGTGCTGGTGTGCGGCTCGGCGATCGGGTACTACGGCGACACGGGCGACCGCGCGGTCGACGAGAGCGCCCCGCCCGGTGAGGGCTTCCTCCCGCGGGTCTGCGAGGAGTGGGAGGCCGCGGCGGCGCCGGCCGAGGAGGCCGGTGTGCGGGTCGCGTTCGCCCGCACGGGGCTGGTGGTGGCGCGTGAGGGCGGCGCCTGGGGCCGGCTCTTCCCGCTCTTCCGGGCGGGTCTGGGCGGGCGGCTGGGGAGCGGGCGCCAGTTCTGGAGCTTCATCTCGCTCCAGGACGAGGTCGCGGCGCTGCGGCACATCGTGGACACGGGCACCCTGTCCGGCCCGGTCAATCTGACCGTCCCGGAGCCGCTGACCAATCGCGAGGTGACGGCCGCGATGGGCCGGGTGCTCAACCGTCCGACCCTGCTCACCGTGCCGCCGGTCGCCCTGCGCGTGTTCCTCGGCGAGTTCGCGGAGGACGTGCTCGGCAGCCAGCGGGTCCTACCCGGGAAGCTCCTCGACTCCGGCTTCGCCTACTCCCACCCGTCCATCGAGGGGGCCATCCGCGCGGCGCTCGACTGACTTCGAGGACACTCCCGGTGACGCCGCTGGGCGGGTCTCACCCTCCGGCACACCCGCCGACC
It encodes the following:
- the sucB gene encoding 2-oxoglutarate dehydrogenase, E2 component, dihydrolipoamide succinyltransferase; its protein translation is MPVSVTLPALGESVTEGTVTRWLKAEGERVEADEPLLEVSTDKVDTEIPAPASGVLASIKVAEDETVEVGAELAVIDDGTGAAAAEQAPAAEPAQAPAPQQPAPAAEQAQAPQQAQAPAPQQAAPAAEAGTGAGAGGAEGTDVVLPALGESVTEGTVTRWLKEVGEEVVEDEPLLEVSTDKVDTEIPAPTSGVLLEIVVGEDATAEVGAKLAVIGAPGSAPAAPAAPAPAQPAAAPAAPAQAPAQPAPAAAAAPAAPAAPAAPAQATPAPAPAQPAPAAAAPAQAAPAQAQAPAPAPAQAAPAAPAKPAAAPAPAPAAPAADDGAYVTPLVRKLAAESGVDLSAVKGTGVGGRIRKQDVVAAAEAAKAAVPAPAAAAAPARKQAPVLEVSPLRGQTVKMTRMRKVIGDNMMKALHGQAQLSSVVEVDVTRLMRLRAQAKDAFAAREGVKLSPMPFFVKAAAQALKAHPVVNARINEDEGTVTYFDSENVGIAVDSEKGLMTPVIKGAGDLNLAGIAKATADLAGKVRGNKITPDELAGATFTISNTGSRGALFDTIIVPPNQVAILGIGATVKRPAVVETPEGTAIGVRDMTYLTLSYDHRLVDGADAARYLAAVKAILEAGEFEVELGL
- a CDS encoding GntR family transcriptional regulator, giving the protein MTMPVVHSLRDQIREHIVEGIVSGRWKPGERIVERRIATELAVSQTPVREALRELESLRLIESAPNKGVRVRNLTAADLEESYPVRAGLEQIAAELAAERLAADCSALEPHVAALYEADRAADGTAQVRHTVAFHRELVKAAGNGVLLHTWEGLGIEVFTALSIRWLGTKQKSYAEEHEELVEAFRRRDPRIGALVKAHVLGCAPRA
- the aceE gene encoding pyruvate dehydrogenase (acetyl-transferring), homodimeric type; the protein is MTDPVAMLPSELDQLPDRDTEETAEWAASLDAVTKAAGPHRAAYLMRRTLQHAEGVAGLDLPKLLETDHVNTIPTAAEPLPAGDEEMERRITAWNRWNAAAMVTRGSRHGVGGHIATFASAAWLYETGFNHFFRGKEGGGTSEAGDSGDQLYIQGHASPGIYARAFLDGRLTEAHLDNFRREAGGGGLPSYPHPRRLPWLWEFPTVSMGLGPLSAIYQARFNRYLTSRRIKDVSASHVWAFLGDGEMDEPESTAALALAAREGLDNLTFVVNCNLQRLDGPVRANFKIVQELEAQFRGAGWNVVKTLWGNAWDELFRLDTTGALVRRLREVPDAQVQTYQTRDAAYIREDFFGKDPALAEMAKLLSDDRILECFHLSRGGHEPRKVYAAYKAAVEFKGAPTVILAQTVKGHTLGQGFASKNANHQMKKLTVDEFKAMRDLLDLPIGDGDFADGQVPYGHPGADSPEVRYLKERRAALGGPAPARRVHPVAPLPAPAEKAFAAFDKGSGNQSVATTMAFVRLVKDLIRDRETGRRWVPIVPDEARTFGMESLFPSLGIYSPKGQTYEPVDRDQLMYYREAENGQILNEGITEAGSMADFIAAASSYATHGETMIPFYIFYSMFGWQRTADQMWQLADQLGRGFLVGATAGRTTLTGEGLQHADGHSPVIAATNPAALSYDPAFAYEVAAIVKDGLRRMFGEARPDEDPDVFYYLTVYNEPMPQPAKPEGVDEGIVRGLYRFRAGEGTADGPRIQLLASGTAIHWALEAQRLLAAEWGVTADVWSATSWTELRRDALEADEALLRGESRVPYVRQALEGAEGPVLAVSDYMRQVPDQIAQWVEQDWSSLGADGFGLSDTREAARRHFGVDAQSVVVAALAQLARRGEVPASAVKEARERYGF
- a CDS encoding helix-turn-helix transcriptional regulator is translated as MRAARLIKMVLLLQSRPSMTAAELAHELEVSERTVTRDALALSEAGVPVYADRGRTGGYRLVGGYRTRLTGLARSEAEALFLSGVPGALREMGLDDAASAARLKVSAALLPALRDASRSAAQRFHLDAPGWYHEPETPDLLPVVAEAVWDDRVVAARYRDAERRLEPYGLVLKAGVWYLCAFADGTSFRVYRIDRFTAASLTTEHFERNASFDLPAFWAARAAQFARSILRAEVVLRLSPEAARRLPYVTDRAAAEEALEAAGPADERGWRTVTLPVESEQVAFAQLLSLGAESEVLRPAGLRERFAEAAARLHDLYGGRSRGGASQAADGASPR
- a CDS encoding SDR family oxidoreductase, with the translated sequence MTTETPLQGKIALVAGATRGAGRAIAVQLGAAGATVYATGRTTRERVSEVGRTTETIEETAELVTAAGGRGIAVPTDHLDPAAVRALVARIDEEQGGLDILVNDVWGGEHLVLALWDAKMWDTDLDHGLRMLELGVRSHIITSSCALPLMVRRPGGLVVEVTDGTAETNRRYRENFYYDLTKNAPIRMAFALGEDLKSTGCTAVCVTPGFLRSEQMLDTFGVREDNWRDAIAEQPHFAIAESPVYLGRAVAALAADPDRARWNGRSLSSGQLAKEYGFTDADGSRPDALAYFEDVVFGGKEASADDYR
- a CDS encoding DUF4240 domain-containing protein, producing MDETEFWEIIDSTREAAEGDPEDHADLLVGRLLQLDPDSVLDFARHFEARYNRAYRWDLWGAAAVLLGGASDDAFDYFRCWLIGQGREVFEGAVHAPDSLAELLDDFDEDIDGDGEELGYAADEAYEQLTGTAAPDPGIAAQPAEPEGAPFDLESDRVLAERFPALWERFGS
- a CDS encoding TetR family transcriptional regulator produces the protein MNTTPPSPRRPLTERRKAATRLEIARAAAELFTERGPDATSAEEIADRAGVALRTFYRYFRNKHDAVGPLLAVGAERWRALLAATGPGTPLPEALERTLAEALAVPVGGSAEGLRRTRALLRTALRDPALKAVWYRVNQESEERLAPVLARLAGPGADPLELRLAAAVAVDALRIGLEVWALSDAPPGAAGTARGTGGRAGMGTGTAEGTGTAEGTRASPGTGSPAGPALRCLRELSGGLRPLAPAPRANR
- a CDS encoding TIGR01777 family oxidoreductase — translated: MRIAVTGASGLIGSALVRSLRGGGAGGEHEVVRLVRRRPKAADEVRWDPARQFVDAAGLVGCDAVVHLAGAGVGDRRWSEEYKREIRDSRVLGTAAIAEAVASLEEPPRVLVCGSAIGYYGDTGDRAVDESAPPGEGFLPRVCEEWEAAAAPAEEAGVRVAFARTGLVVAREGGAWGRLFPLFRAGLGGRLGSGRQFWSFISLQDEVAALRHIVDTGTLSGPVNLTVPEPLTNREVTAAMGRVLNRPTLLTVPPVALRVFLGEFAEDVLGSQRVLPGKLLDSGFAYSHPSIEGAIRAALD